In Luteitalea sp. TBR-22, one genomic interval encodes:
- a CDS encoding sugar MFS transporter: MTERAGQGVNRTRLFSGICLALIPTGASFALVSNILGALKQDFLLTNYQVGLIGGAALWGMAISLLFFGPMLEGFGLKNGARVGFAFHVTGLTLMIAAVTQVGSPSGFWMLMLGAATLAVGNGMIEVTGNPLVAALFPEAKTTHLNWFHAFFPIGIVAGGIVGFLLATYGGKFGYWPYQLAVIYLPIAVYGSLVLPQQFPVTENTAAGIPVGEMFRYTLTSPLFLLLLAMMAITTSIELGPMRWVPMVLEAVGMHGILVLVWISGWMVVLRLLASHFVERLAPTGMLLTAAILTGTGLFCLSFVTGLWSALAVATLYAWGIAFFFPTMVGLVSERLPRTGSLGIVLTAGIGLGMAGAVGVPLIGSLADGFLAEAIDPAQARAVLTRAEASLPAHIEAARREPGGARVADVEGALAATRAALASLGTSDHVEGDATATALRAIVATQVADPVVADAAAIVTPAEARGGQASFRYVAPAALVLIAVFGTMYVNDRRRGGYRAERI; this comes from the coding sequence ATGACGGAACGTGCGGGGCAAGGCGTCAATCGGACACGGCTGTTCTCGGGAATCTGCCTGGCGCTGATTCCCACGGGCGCGTCGTTCGCGCTGGTCAGCAACATCCTCGGCGCGTTGAAGCAGGACTTCCTGCTCACCAACTACCAGGTCGGGCTGATCGGCGGTGCAGCGCTGTGGGGCATGGCCATCTCGCTGCTGTTCTTCGGGCCCATGCTCGAGGGCTTCGGCCTGAAGAACGGCGCACGCGTCGGCTTTGCGTTCCACGTGACGGGACTCACGCTGATGATTGCCGCGGTCACCCAGGTCGGGTCGCCGTCGGGGTTCTGGATGCTGATGCTCGGCGCCGCCACCCTCGCCGTCGGCAACGGCATGATCGAGGTCACCGGCAACCCGCTGGTCGCCGCGTTGTTCCCCGAGGCCAAGACCACGCACCTGAACTGGTTCCACGCCTTCTTCCCGATCGGCATCGTCGCCGGCGGCATCGTCGGCTTCCTGCTGGCGACCTACGGCGGGAAGTTCGGTTACTGGCCGTATCAACTCGCGGTCATCTACCTGCCGATCGCGGTGTACGGCTCCCTGGTGCTGCCGCAGCAGTTCCCCGTCACCGAGAACACTGCGGCCGGTATCCCGGTGGGCGAGATGTTCCGGTACACGCTCACCAGCCCGCTCTTCCTGCTGCTGCTGGCGATGATGGCGATCACCACGTCGATCGAGCTCGGGCCGATGCGCTGGGTGCCGATGGTGCTCGAGGCCGTCGGCATGCACGGCATCCTCGTGCTGGTGTGGATCAGCGGCTGGATGGTGGTGCTGCGGCTGCTCGCCAGCCACTTCGTCGAGCGACTGGCGCCGACCGGCATGCTGCTGACCGCCGCCATCCTCACCGGCACGGGCCTGTTCTGCCTCAGCTTCGTGACCGGCCTGTGGTCGGCGCTGGCGGTGGCCACCCTGTACGCCTGGGGCATCGCGTTCTTCTTCCCGACGATGGTGGGCCTGGTCAGCGAGCGACTGCCGCGCACGGGCTCGCTCGGGATCGTGCTGACGGCCGGCATCGGCCTCGGCATGGCCGGGGCGGTCGGCGTGCCGTTGATCGGCAGCCTGGCCGACGGCTTCCTCGCCGAGGCGATCGATCCGGCGCAGGCGCGGGCGGTGCTCACGCGTGCGGAGGCCAGCCTGCCGGCGCACATCGAGGCGGCCCGCCGGGAACCGGGCGGGGCGCGGGTGGCCGACGTGGAGGGCGCACTGGCGGCGACGCGGGCGGCACTGGCCTCGCTCGGCACGTCCGATCACGTCGAGGGCGACGCCACCGCCACGGCGCTGCGCGCCATCGTCGCGACGCAGGTGGCCGACCCCGTGGTGGCCGATGCGGCGGCGATCGTCACCCCGGCCGAGGCACGCGGAGGGCAGGCGTCCTTCCGGTATGTCGCGCCCGCCGCGCTCGTGCTGATCGCGGTGTTCGGGACGATGTACGTGAACGACCGACGACGCGGCGGATACCGCGCGGAGCGAATCTGA
- a CDS encoding acetylserotonin O-methyltransferase, whose translation MNPEPAQQMFQLVSGGLVAQSISVAAELGIADLLAHGPKATAHLAATAGVDAGRLHRLLRFLASVGVFSEDAHGAWSLTPMADLLRTEAPQSMRAGARMLGRMAAAWPRLEETVRTGQCAYTLAFGRPIFEDLAHKPEDAAIFDSAMTSFHGGETDAVLNAFSYDGIGVLADIGCGIGAMMAATLGRYPEMRGVLFDQAHVLERTAAHVQASGVADRCSLVAGNFFEEVPPGADAYTMRHILHDWHDDRCIAILGAIRKAMPEHARLLIIETVVPTGNDPSPSKLFDMFMMALPDGLERTEAQFHTILNASGFRLSGITDTASPVSVIEARPV comes from the coding sequence ATGAATCCAGAGCCTGCGCAACAGATGTTCCAGTTGGTCTCCGGCGGGCTGGTGGCCCAGTCGATCAGCGTGGCTGCCGAACTCGGCATCGCCGACCTGCTCGCGCACGGCCCGAAGGCGACGGCGCACCTCGCGGCAACGGCGGGCGTCGATGCCGGGCGGCTGCATCGGCTCCTGCGGTTCCTGGCCAGCGTCGGTGTGTTCAGCGAGGATGCGCATGGCGCGTGGAGCCTGACGCCGATGGCCGACCTGCTGCGCACCGAGGCGCCGCAGTCGATGCGTGCGGGTGCCCGGATGCTCGGGCGGATGGCGGCGGCGTGGCCGCGGCTCGAGGAGACGGTGCGGACCGGGCAGTGCGCGTACACGCTGGCGTTCGGACGCCCGATATTCGAGGATCTCGCCCACAAGCCCGAGGACGCCGCGATCTTCGACAGCGCCATGACCTCGTTCCACGGCGGCGAGACCGATGCGGTGCTGAACGCCTTCAGTTACGACGGCATCGGCGTCCTGGCCGACATCGGGTGCGGCATCGGCGCGATGATGGCGGCCACGCTCGGGCGGTACCCCGAGATGCGCGGCGTGCTCTTCGACCAGGCCCACGTCCTCGAGCGGACGGCAGCCCACGTGCAGGCCTCGGGCGTGGCCGACCGCTGCTCGCTCGTCGCTGGCAACTTCTTCGAGGAAGTGCCGCCGGGGGCCGACGCCTACACGATGCGCCACATCCTCCACGACTGGCACGACGACCGGTGCATCGCCATCCTGGGGGCCATCCGGAAGGCGATGCCCGAGCACGCACGCCTGCTGATCATCGAGACCGTCGTGCCCACCGGCAACGACCCCTCACCGTCGAAGCTGTTCGACATGTTCATGATGGCGTTGCCCGACGGCCTCGAGCGGACGGAGGCCCAGTTCCACACCATCCTCAACGCCTCGGGCTTCAGGCTGTCGGGCATCACCGACACCGCGTCGCCCGTGTCGGTGATCGAAGCGCGCCCGGTGTAG